Proteins encoded together in one Streptomyces sp. B1I3 window:
- a CDS encoding LD-carboxypeptidase: MSLRPLARPARLRPGARVAVVAPSGPVPPDRLARGLDLLRGWDLDPVVGAHVLDTHPALDHLAGTDEARARDLQDAWCDPSVDAVLCARGGYGAHRMVDLLDWPAIREAGPKVFVGYSDITVLHEAFALRAGFSTLHGPMVAAEVFLKDAVTQEALRSTLFEPETVRVLGLGTAAALVPGTARGITYGGCVSLLAADAGTPQARTRAQGGLLMIEDIMEDPYRLDGVLTRLLRSGAFEGISGVVCGSWEQCGPYEQVRAVLADRLGGLGVPVVEELGFGHCPTALTVPLGVPAVLDAPADGGRCTLTVEVPALV; encoded by the coding sequence GTGAGCCTCCGCCCCCTCGCCCGGCCGGCCCGGCTGCGGCCCGGCGCCCGGGTCGCGGTCGTCGCGCCCAGCGGTCCCGTCCCTCCCGACCGCCTGGCGAGGGGCCTCGACCTGCTGCGCGGCTGGGACCTCGACCCGGTGGTGGGCGCCCATGTCCTGGACACCCACCCGGCGCTGGACCACCTCGCCGGTACGGACGAGGCCCGTGCCCGGGACCTTCAGGACGCCTGGTGCGACCCGTCGGTGGACGCCGTGCTGTGCGCCCGGGGCGGTTACGGCGCACATCGCATGGTCGACCTCCTGGACTGGCCGGCGATACGGGAGGCCGGCCCCAAGGTGTTCGTCGGGTACAGCGACATCACCGTGCTGCACGAGGCGTTCGCACTGCGGGCCGGATTCTCGACACTGCACGGGCCCATGGTCGCGGCCGAGGTGTTCCTCAAGGACGCCGTCACCCAGGAAGCCCTGCGCTCCACCCTGTTCGAGCCCGAGACGGTGCGCGTGCTCGGTCTGGGAACGGCGGCCGCCCTGGTGCCCGGCACGGCCCGGGGGATCACCTACGGGGGCTGCGTGAGCCTGCTCGCCGCCGACGCGGGAACCCCGCAGGCGCGCACCCGTGCGCAGGGTGGGCTGCTGATGATCGAGGACATCATGGAGGATCCGTACCGGCTCGATGGTGTTCTCACCCGGCTGCTGCGCAGCGGGGCGTTCGAGGGGATATCCGGGGTCGTCTGCGGCTCGTGGGAGCAGTGCGGACCGTACGAGCAGGTGCGGGCCGTGCTCGCCGACCGGCTCGGCGGACTCGGTGTTCCGGTCGTCGAAGAGCTGGGTTTCGGCCACTGCCCCACGGCGCTGACCGTCCCGCTGGGCGTGCCGGCGGTGCTGGACGCACCGGCGGACGGCGGTCGTTGCACACTGACCGTCGAGGTGCCCGCACTGGTCTGA